The Natronoglycomyces albus genome has a segment encoding these proteins:
- a CDS encoding S8 family serine peptidase, with amino-acid sequence MAASPSFAEDALGSPSESDEFASAEAAIEAKVHVDVLDEVKASGESEFWLMLDNEADFTASTAASTKEAKGVAAVEALQAQAAATQGDLLEYLSESGIDHQEYWIVNTIRVNGDIDVLGEVAQRAEVNEIIPYTEPEFIEPVDLGDDYEPLNDFTWGVDEINAPAVWSELGVTGEGVTVASIDTGAQFDHPALVDSYRGNDGSGNFDHDYNFFDVDNQCGSADTCDTNGHGTHVHGTMTGGTDPNGVAFGVAPGSDWIAVNGCCPGGQAPPLLEAGQWIAAPTDQNGENPDPTKAPHVVNNSWGTPANDPIFKGMVDAWWEMGIFPVFSAGNSGPSCNTTGSPGGYLNAFAVGSHSESGPISSFSSRGASQDAEADIKPELSAPGQSVYSAWPGDGYHTISGTSMAAPHVAGTVALMISAAPALSGDVDAIWEILNETTFHDDHTNDTSCGGDEFYNNVYGHGKLDALAAVMASPMGDTGSLGGVVTDADGEALAGATVEVTGPMSTSTSTNADGEYSVPVLMVGEYDISVSLFGYETATGTVEIVEDENAVFDVQLDTLPGSEFSSTVVDAGEHGWPLDATVTVVGAGVSTTTDPLTGDFTVTLPEGEHDLVVDVNYPGYEQVEVSVISAASDVIEVPHTAGCLAPGYGAAILGEGFEGGSTPAGWTVVDHEDAPWAFESSRSNQTPGEGGFAIADSDRAGSGTQVNTELISPVFNLAQADTPVLTFDNDYRHLGNSTATVLFSPDAGETWEEVWFKDSALRGTSEEVDLSEWADATEAQVKFHYENNGTWAWWWMVDNVAVGPDTCEAQEGGIVRGEVTDSANGNAIEGATVSAGDFSVTTDSDGSYWLFTGATGDVDVTASHPDFSQYSQTLDIDNSSVVGADFALGTTEFVTDKSSLNSFVQQGGFWTHQLDITNIGDAGGEITLSLGEGDFEMQGVSDQAGTGWVSVDHDTVFIDAGETVTVSVTTTASADYGSATPGLYTTTLVTGGASPNDLPVVDVSMRVVPQPDQGKVVGTVLASTCSGDVVELAGAQVQFNSSTGQRFDLIADADGFYEYWVTSGSFVVIISKDGYSAEFAQVSVSAGTTNMQNFTLNELGC; translated from the coding sequence ATGGCCGCCAGTCCCAGCTTCGCAGAGGATGCTCTTGGCTCCCCTTCCGAATCTGATGAATTCGCTAGCGCTGAGGCCGCGATCGAGGCCAAAGTGCACGTGGACGTCCTCGATGAGGTCAAGGCCTCGGGCGAATCCGAATTCTGGCTCATGCTCGACAACGAGGCGGACTTCACCGCCTCCACCGCGGCTTCCACAAAGGAAGCCAAAGGCGTCGCAGCGGTCGAGGCCCTCCAAGCCCAGGCCGCCGCTACTCAGGGCGACCTCCTTGAGTATCTCTCTGAGAGCGGAATCGACCACCAGGAATACTGGATTGTCAACACCATCCGTGTAAACGGAGACATCGACGTTTTGGGCGAAGTCGCCCAGCGCGCCGAGGTTAACGAAATCATTCCCTACACCGAACCCGAGTTCATCGAACCGGTGGATCTGGGCGACGACTATGAACCGTTGAACGACTTCACCTGGGGCGTCGACGAGATCAACGCACCTGCGGTGTGGAGCGAACTGGGCGTCACCGGCGAAGGCGTCACAGTCGCGTCGATCGACACCGGTGCCCAATTTGACCACCCGGCCCTAGTGGACTCCTACCGCGGCAACGACGGTAGCGGAAACTTCGACCACGATTACAACTTCTTCGACGTCGACAACCAGTGTGGAAGTGCGGACACCTGTGACACCAACGGTCACGGAACCCACGTTCACGGAACGATGACCGGTGGAACCGACCCCAACGGCGTAGCCTTCGGTGTTGCCCCGGGATCTGACTGGATCGCCGTCAACGGCTGCTGCCCCGGTGGGCAAGCTCCGCCGCTGCTGGAAGCCGGACAGTGGATCGCGGCTCCGACGGACCAAAATGGTGAGAACCCGGACCCGACCAAGGCCCCACACGTGGTGAACAACTCGTGGGGAACCCCGGCCAATGACCCGATCTTCAAGGGCATGGTCGACGCCTGGTGGGAAATGGGAATCTTCCCGGTCTTCTCCGCCGGTAACAGCGGACCTAGCTGTAACACCACTGGTTCGCCCGGTGGCTACCTCAACGCCTTCGCGGTTGGTTCGCACTCCGAGTCCGGACCGATCTCGTCCTTCTCCAGCCGTGGCGCCAGCCAGGACGCTGAGGCGGACATCAAGCCGGAGCTGTCGGCTCCCGGCCAAAGCGTGTACTCGGCATGGCCCGGCGATGGTTACCACACCATTTCCGGAACCTCGATGGCCGCCCCGCACGTGGCTGGCACGGTCGCTTTGATGATTTCGGCCGCCCCGGCACTGTCGGGCGACGTCGACGCCATCTGGGAGATTCTGAACGAGACGACCTTCCACGACGACCACACCAACGACACCAGCTGTGGTGGAGACGAGTTCTACAACAACGTCTACGGCCACGGAAAGCTGGACGCCCTCGCGGCCGTTATGGCCTCTCCGATGGGCGACACCGGTTCGCTCGGCGGCGTCGTGACCGATGCCGACGGTGAGGCCCTCGCGGGCGCCACCGTCGAGGTCACTGGCCCGATGTCGACCTCCACGTCCACTAACGCCGACGGTGAGTACTCGGTTCCGGTCCTGATGGTCGGCGAGTACGACATCAGCGTCTCGCTGTTTGGCTACGAGACCGCCACCGGCACCGTGGAGATCGTCGAAGACGAGAACGCTGTCTTTGACGTTCAACTGGACACGTTGCCCGGTAGCGAGTTCTCCTCAACCGTGGTGGACGCCGGTGAACACGGTTGGCCGCTGGACGCGACGGTTACCGTGGTCGGAGCGGGCGTTTCGACCACGACCGACCCGTTGACCGGTGACTTCACCGTCACCCTGCCAGAGGGCGAACACGACCTCGTGGTCGACGTGAACTACCCGGGCTACGAACAGGTTGAGGTCAGCGTCATCAGCGCCGCCTCCGACGTGATCGAAGTGCCGCACACCGCGGGCTGTCTGGCCCCCGGCTATGGTGCCGCGATCCTCGGTGAGGGATTTGAGGGCGGTTCGACCCCGGCCGGTTGGACGGTAGTGGATCACGAGGATGCCCCGTGGGCGTTCGAATCCAGCCGCTCCAACCAGACTCCCGGTGAGGGTGGGTTCGCCATCGCGGACTCCGACCGTGCCGGCTCCGGTACCCAGGTCAACACTGAGCTGATCAGCCCGGTGTTCAACCTGGCTCAGGCTGACACTCCGGTGCTCACGTTCGACAACGACTACCGCCACCTTGGCAACTCGACGGCGACGGTGCTCTTCAGCCCCGATGCTGGCGAGACCTGGGAGGAAGTGTGGTTCAAGGACTCCGCGCTGCGAGGCACCTCTGAAGAGGTCGACTTGAGTGAATGGGCCGACGCCACCGAGGCGCAGGTCAAGTTCCACTACGAGAACAACGGCACCTGGGCCTGGTGGTGGATGGTCGACAACGTCGCCGTTGGACCCGACACCTGTGAGGCGCAAGAGGGTGGCATCGTCCGTGGCGAAGTGACTGACTCCGCCAATGGCAACGCCATCGAAGGCGCCACCGTCTCGGCTGGCGACTTCTCGGTCACGACTGACAGCGACGGCAGCTACTGGTTGTTCACGGGAGCGACCGGCGACGTGGATGTCACCGCTTCGCACCCGGACTTCAGCCAGTACTCCCAGACGCTCGACATCGACAACAGCTCTGTGGTGGGTGCCGACTTCGCACTGGGAACCACTGAGTTCGTCACCGACAAGTCCTCGTTGAACTCCTTTGTGCAGCAGGGCGGTTTCTGGACCCATCAGCTTGACATCACCAACATCGGCGACGCCGGTGGAGAAATCACCCTCTCGCTGGGTGAGGGTGACTTCGAGATGCAGGGCGTGTCCGATCAGGCCGGAACCGGCTGGGTCTCGGTCGATCACGACACCGTCTTCATCGACGCGGGCGAGACGGTCACGGTTTCTGTGACCACGACCGCCAGCGCTGACTACGGTTCGGCTACACCGGGTCTGTACACGACCACTTTGGTTACTGGTGGCGCGTCGCCGAACGACCTGCCGGTGGTTGACGTGTCCATGCGCGTCGTGCCGCAGCCTGACCAGGGCAAGGTCGTCGGTACGGTTCTGGCCTCCACCTGTAGTGGTGACGTGGTCGAGCTGGCTGGCGCTCAGGTGCAGTTCAACTCGTCGACTGGGCAGAGGTTTGACCTCATCGCCGACGCTGACGGGTTCTACGAGTACTGGGTGACCAGCGGTTCGTTCGTCGTGATCATCTCGAAGGACGGCTACTCGGCCGAGTTCGCCCAGGTGAGCGTCAGTGCGGGTACGACCAATATGCAGAACTTCACGTTGAACGAGTTGGGCTGCTAA
- a CDS encoding DNA recombination protein RmuC, whose product MEWVLLAIVCVLAGAVAGWFAGRAKQTAQLAALSARLEAAGENETRLEQSLRAVSMEAAAHSRQAVGDVLAPLHDSLHRYEQHLGDVERARRDAYAQLRVQLGNVADVNESLRNSTSQLLQALRTPQVRGRWGEVQLRRIVEIAGMVDHCDFSEQVSADVDGSVVRPDLVVRLSGDRQLVVDAKVPLNAYLGAMEADDEADREAHLVLHAKHVRSHVEALSKKNYWRAMADSPEFTVLFVPADTFLDAALKHDASLLEDAFGKGIILASPATLMALLRTVAHTWQQQALTENARLVHQLGRELHARLQTVAGHFVKLGSSLEAATGAYNAAVASVESRLLVTARRFHDLGVATEVPQQVSQVLTTTRKPSWGGESDES is encoded by the coding sequence ATGGAATGGGTGCTATTGGCAATTGTGTGCGTTTTGGCCGGTGCGGTTGCGGGTTGGTTCGCGGGTCGGGCCAAGCAGACTGCTCAGTTGGCGGCTCTGTCGGCCCGCTTGGAGGCCGCCGGCGAGAACGAGACCCGCTTGGAGCAGTCGTTGCGGGCGGTGTCGATGGAGGCGGCGGCGCATTCACGGCAGGCCGTCGGCGATGTGCTAGCGCCGCTCCATGATTCGTTGCATCGCTATGAGCAGCATTTGGGTGATGTCGAGCGGGCGCGGCGGGATGCGTATGCCCAGTTGCGGGTGCAGTTGGGGAACGTGGCGGATGTCAACGAGTCGCTGCGCAATTCCACATCGCAGTTGTTGCAGGCGTTGCGTACTCCGCAGGTGCGTGGGCGCTGGGGCGAGGTGCAGCTGCGTCGCATTGTGGAGATCGCGGGCATGGTTGATCACTGTGATTTTTCCGAGCAGGTCTCGGCCGATGTCGACGGTTCAGTGGTGCGTCCGGATTTGGTGGTGCGTCTGTCGGGAGACCGGCAGCTGGTGGTGGACGCCAAGGTTCCGCTGAATGCCTATCTGGGGGCGATGGAGGCCGACGATGAGGCTGATCGAGAAGCGCATCTGGTGTTGCACGCCAAACATGTGCGTTCTCATGTGGAGGCTTTGAGTAAGAAGAACTACTGGCGGGCGATGGCGGATTCGCCGGAGTTCACGGTGTTGTTTGTTCCGGCGGATACGTTTTTGGACGCGGCGTTGAAGCACGATGCGTCGCTGTTGGAGGACGCTTTCGGCAAGGGCATCATCTTGGCGTCTCCGGCTACGTTGATGGCGCTTTTGCGTACGGTGGCGCACACGTGGCAGCAACAGGCGTTGACGGAGAACGCACGTTTGGTCCATCAGTTGGGCCGGGAACTGCATGCGCGCCTACAGACGGTCGCGGGCCATTTCGTGAAGCTGGGTTCGTCGTTGGAGGCGGCGACGGGGGCGTATAACGCGGCGGTGGCTTCGGTGGAGTCGCGGTTGTTGGTGACGGCGCGACGGTTCCATGATTTGGGGGTGGCCACTGAGGTGCCGCAGCAGGTCTCCCAGGTGTTGACCACGACGCGTAAGCCGTCCTGGGGAGGTGAATCCGACGAGTCCTAA
- a CDS encoding DUF418 domain-containing protein → MPTTDTHTTPTSIPQRKLTPDLARGFMLLLIAMAYSGIYLTASDVGGYGSMPGGSGLDQTVSFTATLLLENRAFPLFGIMFGIGMVMLVTRQSQKGTSEADSRRLLKRRALWLLVFGIAHAILVFPGEILAAYGLATLILAWLLFRPSTVLARAAAIVSVYYVVVIMLGSLAMGAYAQEMDEGDFAIPGYLTATDWVERMVSGPIAPLFNVFFFPTLILVIIGIIMGRKGYLDDPERHRHTLRKLAIGGITISVLGALPMALAGAGALDLSDAAYGLTSGLQILTGIIGGIGYVAAFALLGIRLERSRGPITRALAAGGQRSLTLYLYCSVMIAVVMHPDLIGIGDHTHRAGAVTIAFLIWVSGIVLMRAQDSAGKPGPADKLLRTLVYRPAKQAKPTN, encoded by the coding sequence ATGCCCACCACCGACACCCACACCACACCCACCTCCATCCCCCAACGCAAACTAACTCCCGACCTGGCTCGGGGCTTTATGCTGCTGCTCATCGCCATGGCCTATTCGGGCATCTACCTCACCGCATCCGACGTGGGTGGCTACGGCTCCATGCCAGGCGGCAGCGGGTTGGATCAAACCGTCAGCTTCACCGCCACCCTCCTGCTGGAAAACCGCGCCTTCCCGCTCTTTGGCATCATGTTCGGTATCGGCATGGTCATGCTCGTGACCCGGCAAAGCCAGAAAGGCACCTCCGAGGCAGACTCCCGCCGACTCTTGAAACGTCGTGCACTCTGGCTGCTGGTCTTCGGCATCGCACACGCCATCCTCGTGTTCCCCGGCGAGATCCTGGCCGCCTACGGCCTAGCGACACTGATCCTCGCCTGGCTGCTGTTCCGCCCCAGCACAGTTCTCGCCCGCGCGGCAGCCATAGTCTCGGTCTACTACGTCGTGGTCATCATGCTGGGCTCCCTGGCCATGGGCGCCTACGCCCAGGAGATGGACGAAGGCGACTTTGCCATTCCGGGCTACCTCACCGCAACCGACTGGGTCGAGCGCATGGTCAGTGGGCCCATCGCGCCACTTTTCAACGTGTTCTTCTTCCCGACGCTGATCCTGGTCATCATCGGCATCATCATGGGGCGCAAGGGATACCTGGACGACCCGGAACGCCACCGCCACACGTTGCGTAAACTCGCCATCGGCGGCATCACCATCTCAGTACTCGGCGCGCTACCGATGGCTCTGGCCGGAGCCGGTGCCCTCGACCTCAGCGACGCTGCCTACGGGTTGACCTCAGGATTGCAAATCCTGACCGGAATCATCGGCGGCATCGGCTACGTAGCCGCGTTCGCGTTGCTGGGCATCCGGCTGGAACGCAGCCGAGGCCCCATCACCCGCGCGCTAGCCGCAGGTGGACAACGATCGCTGACGCTCTACCTCTACTGCTCAGTCATGATCGCCGTGGTGATGCACCCCGACCTCATTGGAATCGGCGACCACACCCACCGAGCCGGAGCCGTCACCATCGCCTTCCTCATCTGGGTCAGCGGCATCGTCCTCATGCGAGCCCAAGACTCCGCCGGAAAACCCGGGCCCGCGGACAAACTACTGCGCACCCTTGTCTACCGACCCGCCAAGCAAGCCAAGCCCACGAACTGA
- a CDS encoding 4-hydroxy-3-methylbut-2-enyl diphosphate reductase: MAAKRVLLAKPRGYCAGVDRAVETVEKALELYGAPVYVRKEIVHNRHVVDTLRDKGAIFVEENEEVPPGSIVVFSAHGVAPEVHDQAEERNLKAIDATCPLVTKVHQEARRFARDDFDILLIGHEGHEEVIGTTGEAPENIQLVDGPDDVENVTVRDPSKVVWLSQTTLSVDETMETVDRLQKKLPLLQSPPSDDICYATQNRQQVVKEIAPECDLVLVVGSKNSSNSVRLVEVAVQAGAKDGHLIDFAHEIEEGWLDGVETVGLSSGASVPDNLVDDVLAFLSERGFGDVKEYEPVTEKLTFALPRELVKDMKAAASAQ, from the coding sequence GTGGCTGCGAAACGAGTACTTCTAGCAAAGCCCCGTGGATACTGCGCCGGGGTGGACCGAGCTGTCGAGACGGTGGAGAAGGCCCTGGAGTTGTATGGGGCCCCCGTCTATGTGCGCAAGGAGATCGTCCACAACCGCCATGTGGTCGACACGCTGCGCGACAAGGGCGCGATCTTTGTCGAAGAGAATGAGGAAGTGCCCCCGGGTTCTATTGTGGTGTTTTCCGCCCATGGTGTCGCGCCAGAGGTGCATGACCAGGCTGAGGAGCGCAACCTTAAGGCGATTGACGCGACGTGTCCGTTGGTGACCAAGGTGCATCAGGAGGCTCGCCGTTTCGCCCGCGATGACTTTGACATTCTTCTGATTGGTCACGAGGGCCATGAGGAGGTCATTGGCACCACTGGGGAAGCACCGGAGAACATCCAGCTGGTTGATGGCCCGGATGATGTGGAAAACGTGACGGTGCGTGACCCCTCGAAGGTTGTGTGGTTGTCGCAGACGACTTTGTCGGTGGACGAGACGATGGAGACGGTTGATCGGTTGCAAAAGAAGCTGCCGTTGCTGCAGTCGCCACCTTCGGATGACATTTGTTATGCGACGCAGAATCGACAGCAGGTGGTCAAGGAGATCGCTCCCGAATGTGATTTGGTGCTAGTGGTCGGCTCTAAGAATTCCTCGAACTCGGTGCGCCTGGTGGAAGTCGCCGTGCAGGCTGGGGCCAAGGATGGGCATCTGATCGACTTCGCGCACGAGATTGAGGAGGGGTGGCTCGATGGGGTTGAGACTGTCGGCCTGTCCTCGGGGGCCTCGGTCCCGGACAATCTTGTTGACGATGTGCTCGCGTTTTTGTCTGAGCGTGGGTTTGGCGACGTCAAGGAGTATGAGCCGGTGACGGAGAAACTCACCTTTGCTTTGCCTCGTGAGCTGGTTAAAGACATGAAAGCCGCCGCATCTGCACAGTAG
- the xseA gene encoding exodeoxyribonuclease VII large subunit has protein sequence MPHNSAETSDTTAPVTPGGHNPADRSTAEPGKSPEAAFPVRELSARIKGWIERLGHVWTEGQVTQINVRGGFAYINLRDPSAEATLNVLAPRAIAQAVEPPLQAGSQVVIGGKIDWYTPRGTLSLRATEIRPVGLGELLARLERLKKQLDQEGLFSPARKKPLPFLPRGIGLITGRNSDAQRDVLKNAQARLPAAHFIVREVAVGGTQAVPQVTSALAELDTNPQVDVIIIARGGGAMEDLLPFSDETLCRAVAAAQTPVVSAIGHEPDTPLLDFVADVRCSTPTAAGKTVVPDLNEETQRLNDARLRSALALKGLLDREQQRLESVRARPCLADPHSMLTERTEAIATLRLRARTRFASRLEQAEESLVHIRARVRSLSPQSTLDRGFAIALTDDGQIVRDAEHVQTGQGLRLKLARGRLRADITETTPHRDSHTEEDTT, from the coding sequence GTGCCTCACAACTCAGCTGAGACAAGCGACACAACCGCACCAGTCACGCCCGGTGGCCACAACCCTGCGGACCGTTCCACAGCGGAACCAGGCAAAAGCCCCGAGGCGGCATTTCCGGTCCGGGAACTCTCCGCGCGCATCAAAGGCTGGATCGAACGGCTCGGCCATGTATGGACCGAGGGCCAGGTCACCCAGATCAACGTGCGCGGCGGCTTCGCCTACATCAACCTGCGCGACCCCTCCGCGGAAGCCACACTCAACGTGCTCGCGCCCCGCGCCATCGCCCAAGCCGTCGAGCCTCCACTCCAAGCCGGATCCCAAGTCGTCATCGGTGGAAAAATAGACTGGTATACCCCGCGCGGCACCCTGTCATTGCGCGCAACCGAAATCCGACCAGTGGGCCTGGGGGAACTACTGGCCCGCCTCGAAAGACTCAAGAAACAACTTGACCAAGAGGGGCTCTTCTCCCCCGCGCGCAAAAAACCGCTTCCGTTCCTGCCTCGCGGAATCGGCCTCATCACCGGACGCAACTCCGACGCTCAACGAGACGTGCTCAAGAACGCCCAGGCCCGCCTCCCCGCCGCCCACTTCATCGTGCGTGAGGTCGCCGTAGGGGGAACGCAAGCGGTCCCGCAGGTAACCTCGGCGCTGGCCGAACTGGACACAAATCCGCAGGTCGATGTCATCATCATCGCTCGCGGCGGTGGCGCGATGGAAGACTTGTTGCCGTTTTCGGACGAGACTCTCTGCCGCGCGGTCGCAGCCGCACAAACACCAGTGGTGAGCGCGATCGGCCACGAGCCGGACACACCGTTGCTGGACTTCGTCGCCGACGTGCGTTGTTCAACCCCCACCGCCGCCGGCAAGACAGTAGTCCCCGACCTCAACGAGGAAACACAGCGCCTGAATGATGCCCGGCTACGCTCCGCTCTAGCGCTCAAAGGGTTGCTTGACCGCGAGCAACAGCGCCTCGAGTCAGTGCGGGCCCGCCCCTGTTTGGCCGATCCACACTCGATGTTGACCGAGCGAACCGAAGCGATCGCCACCTTGCGGCTGCGAGCCCGAACGCGGTTCGCCAGCCGCCTCGAACAGGCCGAAGAGTCGCTGGTACACATACGGGCACGCGTGCGCTCACTGTCGCCGCAATCGACACTTGACCGGGGCTTTGCCATCGCGCTCACCGACGACGGGCAGATCGTGCGAGACGCCGAGCATGTCCAGACGGGGCAAGGCCTGCGGCTCAAGCTCGCACGCGGGAGGCTGCGAGCCGACATCACCGAGACCACACCACATCGTGACAGCCACACCGAAGAGGACACAACATGA
- a CDS encoding exodeoxyribonuclease VII small subunit has translation MTTEQLSYEEARAELVEVVQKLEAGAATLEESLQLWERGEELADLCQSHLEGARERLDARMASRAETTE, from the coding sequence ATGACTACCGAGCAGCTCAGCTACGAGGAGGCCCGTGCCGAACTCGTCGAGGTCGTGCAGAAACTGGAAGCCGGGGCCGCCACACTCGAAGAGTCCCTCCAGCTGTGGGAACGCGGCGAGGAACTGGCCGACCTATGCCAGTCACATCTGGAAGGCGCGCGCGAACGCCTCGACGCCCGCATGGCTTCCCGAGCCGAAACCACCGAGTGA
- a CDS encoding DUF4245 family protein: protein MSSSQREPDAAENDVQDADQGRDFESSGRDGDAAASSVPENSEGHPRVIAPSHMRPKQRRFRDMSMSLAVLLVPLALVFVAWNWLAQDRSVSMIDPSGTYVSAQGAGLDVRVPQLSDDWKPISQAFSSRQGENEDAVVARVGWYSPEGEGYQVVQTTASIEEYVSIEFPGGATLRETTDVAGERWTVYLGAGSVLAWVSELDGVTVAMLAQQGETNDIEQLAAGLAEGIDVATWTEQQFQRTE, encoded by the coding sequence ATGTCTTCCTCCCAACGCGAGCCCGATGCCGCTGAGAACGACGTACAGGACGCTGACCAGGGGCGCGACTTCGAATCGAGCGGTCGCGACGGCGACGCCGCCGCTTCCAGTGTGCCTGAGAATTCCGAGGGCCACCCGCGCGTCATCGCCCCGTCCCATATGCGGCCCAAGCAGCGCCGTTTCCGGGACATGTCGATGTCTTTGGCGGTGCTGTTGGTGCCCTTGGCGTTGGTGTTCGTGGCGTGGAACTGGCTGGCGCAAGACCGTTCGGTCAGCATGATTGACCCCAGCGGGACATATGTGTCGGCGCAGGGCGCGGGCTTGGATGTGCGGGTGCCGCAGCTGTCAGATGACTGGAAGCCCATTTCGCAGGCGTTCTCGTCCCGGCAGGGCGAAAACGAGGACGCGGTGGTGGCTCGGGTGGGCTGGTATTCGCCAGAAGGCGAGGGCTACCAAGTAGTACAGACCACGGCGAGCATTGAAGAGTATGTCAGCATCGAATTCCCCGGTGGGGCGACATTGCGGGAGACCACCGATGTGGCCGGGGAACGATGGACGGTGTATCTGGGCGCGGGCAGTGTGCTGGCCTGGGTGAGCGAGCTGGACGGCGTGACGGTCGCCATGTTGGCTCAGCAGGGGGAGACCAACGACATCGAGCAGTTGGCTGCGGGCTTGGCCGAGGGCATTGACGTCGCGACATGGACTGAGCAACAGTTCCAACGCACGGAGTGA
- a CDS encoding carbohydrate kinase family protein: MAGENLIDLVPESGGLLRPTCGGGPANTAVACARRGIPIGLIGPVGGDVFGQKTWERFVRTGVKRTYLQRTDLPTSMALAMVDDKGQAIYDFWTTGTAAFAWEGTEPPRADQDDIDSIHFGSLAAYLEPSASIIENWINRSRQHVPISFDPNIRLAAMGEIEKVRERTERLVGLSHIVRASEDDLVTLYPTETIKSIAQRWLEAGPHLVVVSLGSSGAVAFHRKFTLTEAAPQVRVADTIGAGDAFTSGLLGWLTSAGWMSLDRTGAWGNPTVVQAALKYACHVAAEACLVPGAP; this comes from the coding sequence GTGGCAGGCGAAAATCTCATTGACCTCGTACCCGAAAGCGGTGGCCTCTTGCGGCCCACCTGCGGAGGAGGTCCAGCCAATACGGCAGTGGCCTGCGCCAGACGGGGCATCCCCATCGGGCTCATCGGGCCCGTCGGCGGCGACGTCTTTGGGCAAAAGACGTGGGAACGCTTTGTGCGTACCGGCGTCAAACGCACCTATCTCCAGCGCACCGACCTACCCACCTCGATGGCCCTGGCCATGGTCGATGACAAGGGCCAGGCCATCTACGACTTTTGGACCACCGGCACCGCCGCCTTCGCGTGGGAGGGCACCGAGCCGCCCCGGGCGGATCAAGACGATATCGACTCAATCCACTTTGGCTCACTGGCGGCCTACTTGGAGCCCTCGGCATCCATAATCGAGAACTGGATCAACCGTTCCCGCCAGCACGTGCCCATCTCGTTTGACCCGAACATCCGGCTTGCCGCGATGGGTGAAATCGAAAAGGTGCGGGAACGAACCGAGCGGCTCGTTGGCCTATCGCACATCGTGCGTGCCAGTGAAGACGATCTCGTCACGCTCTATCCGACCGAGACGATCAAGTCGATCGCGCAGCGTTGGCTAGAGGCCGGACCCCACCTAGTCGTGGTCTCACTGGGCTCTTCCGGAGCAGTGGCGTTCCACCGCAAGTTCACGCTGACCGAAGCCGCACCGCAGGTACGGGTTGCCGACACCATCGGAGCCGGAGACGCCTTCACCTCCGGGCTACTGGGGTGGCTGACCTCGGCGGGCTGGATGAGCCTGGATCGGACCGGCGCCTGGGGTAACCCCACAGTCGTGCAAGCCGCGCTCAAGTATGCCTGTCATGTGGCCGCCGAAGCATGTCTAGTCCCCGGAGCCCCATAG
- the egtD gene encoding L-histidine N(alpha)-methyltransferase — translation MTTNPQITVLIDDSDLHNELRADVRGGMASHPKWMPPKWFYDKRGSALFEQITQLPDYYPTRCETEILLEHSKDIVTAAKAHTIVELGSGMSEKTRILLDAFHNHGDLRAYYPFDVSDVTVEDSLEILTQTYPHLKLGGVVGDFTRHLHHLPTGEGRLVVLLGSTIGNMLPTERAELLTNLRQELKPGEQFLLGADLVKDTQTLIAAYDDPQGVTAKFNKNLLHVLNRHFDGDFQPENFSHVVIWDDKAAVIEMRLRAQKGMRVDLSALDMELTFQAGEDLHTSVSTKFRPDALRAELDAAGFGVTHHWDDERNYYTLLLAEAI, via the coding sequence ATGACCACGAACCCGCAGATCACCGTCCTCATCGACGATAGTGACCTCCATAATGAGCTGCGTGCCGACGTACGCGGCGGAATGGCCTCGCACCCCAAATGGATGCCCCCCAAATGGTTCTACGACAAACGCGGATCGGCCCTGTTCGAACAAATCACTCAGCTGCCCGACTACTACCCCACCCGCTGCGAGACCGAGATCTTGCTCGAGCATTCCAAGGACATCGTCACCGCCGCCAAGGCGCACACGATTGTCGAGCTGGGCTCGGGGATGTCGGAAAAGACCCGGATTCTGCTCGACGCTTTCCACAACCACGGCGACTTGCGGGCCTACTACCCATTCGACGTCTCAGACGTGACCGTTGAAGACTCTCTAGAGATCCTCACTCAGACCTATCCGCATCTGAAACTCGGCGGAGTCGTCGGGGATTTCACCCGGCACCTGCACCATCTGCCCACCGGCGAAGGCCGCCTCGTCGTCCTTCTTGGCAGCACCATCGGCAACATGCTCCCCACCGAGCGAGCCGAACTACTGACGAATCTGCGGCAAGAACTCAAACCCGGTGAACAGTTCTTGCTCGGCGCCGACCTGGTCAAAGACACCCAAACCCTGATCGCCGCCTACGACGACCCCCAAGGCGTCACCGCGAAGTTCAACAAGAACCTTCTTCACGTGCTTAACCGCCATTTCGACGGTGACTTCCAACCAGAGAACTTCTCCCACGTCGTGATCTGGGACGACAAGGCCGCAGTCATCGAGATGCGCCTCCGCGCCCAGAAAGGCATGCGCGTGGACCTGTCGGCTCTGGACATGGAGCTCACATTCCAAGCCGGTGAAGACCTGCACACGTCGGTGTCAACGAAGTTCCGGCCCGACGCCCTGCGCGCGGAACTGGACGCGGCGGGCTTCGGCGTCACTCACCACTGGGACGATGAACGCAACTATTACACTCTGCTGCTGGCCGAAGCCATCTAA